One part of the Parabacteroides distasonis ATCC 8503 genome encodes these proteins:
- a CDS encoding shikimate kinase: MKRVFLVGYMGAGKTTVGKELAKLAGLSFIDLDYYIEGRYHKAVSQIFAERGEEAFREIERNMLHEVAEFEDVLISTGGGAPCFFDNMEFMNASGTTVYLKVSVEELAKRLELCKHTRPVLKGRSGEELRAFIAESLEKRNPFYTKASITFDAEKMLTESDVHDISNALMKIL; encoded by the coding sequence ATGAAACGTGTTTTTTTGGTCGGATATATGGGAGCGGGCAAGACAACGGTGGGAAAAGAGCTTGCCAAGCTCGCCGGTCTTTCGTTCATAGATCTTGATTACTATATCGAAGGGCGTTATCATAAGGCCGTTTCGCAGATATTCGCCGAGAGAGGGGAGGAGGCTTTCCGAGAGATAGAACGGAATATGCTTCACGAGGTCGCTGAGTTTGAGGACGTGCTGATCTCCACGGGAGGAGGCGCTCCTTGCTTTTTCGATAACATGGAGTTTATGAACGCTTCTGGCACGACGGTTTACTTGAAGGTGTCAGTCGAGGAGCTGGCGAAGCGTCTGGAGTTGTGCAAACATACCCGTCCGGTGTTGAAAGGACGTTCCGGGGAGGAACTGAGGGCGTTTATCGCCGAGAGTCTGGAGAAAAGGAATCCGTTTTATACGAAGGCGTCCATAACGTTTGATGCCGAGAAGATGTTAACAGAATCTGATGTACATGACATATCGAACGCGTTAATGAAAATCCTATAG